One genomic region from Gemmobacter aquarius encodes:
- a CDS encoding proton-conducting transporter transmembrane domain-containing protein, which translates to MLPALIYLAPCLLLLAAVVAFAGPGFRPRRTLFLTEAAAVGAMVTALGAGVLLWQSGAATSVLVGVGGVGLSVRLDVVSVVMLALVSFVGWVVLRYSATYLDGEARQGVFMGWMALVLAAVMLLVTAGNLGQLVVAWVAVALGLHKLLLFYPDRIQARRAARKKAITARMGDGAVIAAAVTLVAAFGTGDIATLNATAAGPMAMLAAGLLALAAVLKSALFPLHGWLVEMMETPTPVSALLHAGVVNAGGFLLIRLADVMLAAPGVLAVLVAVGGFTALIAGLVMLTQTAVKTALAWSTIAQMGFMILQCGLALFPLALLHIVAHSLYKAHAFLASGAAVNEVRSVRRPGPVAVPSARAVLRAFALALVIYGAVGFGFGLSDKSPQALALGAMLIFGVAYLIAQGLADAAPRALMWRVLVGSGLAAVSYFALQIGAEALMRGTLPATPAPGPLEWALMVLALVSFGAVALAQAMFPLWSQHPAARGLRVHLANGLYANAVFDRLTHGFAKETAR; encoded by the coding sequence ATGTTGCCAGCCCTGATCTACCTTGCCCCCTGTCTGCTGCTGCTTGCAGCCGTCGTGGCCTTTGCCGGTCCGGGGTTCCGTCCGCGGCGCACGCTTTTCCTGACCGAAGCTGCCGCAGTCGGCGCGATGGTCACGGCGCTTGGGGCGGGGGTGCTGCTGTGGCAGTCGGGGGCTGCGACATCGGTTCTGGTCGGGGTGGGCGGGGTCGGTCTTTCCGTACGGCTGGATGTGGTCAGCGTGGTGATGCTGGCGCTGGTCAGTTTCGTCGGCTGGGTCGTGCTGCGGTATTCGGCGACCTATCTGGACGGCGAGGCGCGGCAGGGCGTGTTCATGGGTTGGATGGCGCTGGTGCTGGCGGCCGTGATGCTGCTGGTGACGGCGGGCAATCTGGGGCAGCTGGTGGTGGCTTGGGTCGCGGTGGCTTTGGGCCTGCACAAGTTGCTGCTGTTCTACCCCGACCGGATTCAGGCGCGGCGGGCGGCGCGCAAGAAGGCCATCACGGCGCGGATGGGGGACGGGGCGGTCATCGCGGCTGCGGTCACGCTGGTTGCAGCCTTTGGCACAGGGGATATCGCCACGCTGAACGCCACGGCGGCGGGGCCGATGGCGATGCTGGCTGCGGGCTTGCTGGCGCTGGCGGCGGTGCTGAAATCGGCGCTGTTTCCGCTGCATGGCTGGCTGGTCGAGATGATGGAGACGCCGACGCCGGTGTCGGCGCTGCTGCATGCGGGTGTGGTCAATGCGGGCGGGTTCTTGCTGATCCGGCTGGCCGATGTGATGCTGGCCGCCCCCGGCGTGCTGGCGGTGCTGGTCGCGGTGGGCGGGTTCACGGCGTTGATCGCCGGTCTCGTGATGCTGACGCAGACGGCGGTCAAGACGGCGCTGGCATGGTCGACCATCGCGCAGATGGGTTTTATGATCCTGCAATGCGGGCTGGCGCTGTTCCCGCTGGCGCTGCTGCATATCGTGGCGCATTCGCTTTACAAGGCGCATGCCTTCCTTGCCTCGGGGGCTGCGGTGAACGAGGTGCGCTCGGTGCGGCGCCCCGGTCCGGTGGCGGTGCCTTCGGCGCGGGCGGTGCTGCGGGCATTCGCGCTGGCGCTGGTGATATATGGCGCCGTGGGCTTCGGGTTCGGGTTGTCGGATAAGTCACCGCAGGCGCTGGCGCTGGGGGCGATGCTGATCTTCGGGGTCGCCTATCTGATCGCGCAGGGTCTGGCCGATGCGGCCCCGCGGGCGCTTATGTGGCGCGTGCTTGTCGGATCGGGGTTGGCGGCTGTGAGCTACTTTGCGCTGCAGATCGGGGCCGAGGCGCTGATGCGCGGCACGCTGCCCGCAACGCCTGCGCCGGGGCCGCTGGAATGGGCGCTGATGGTGCTGGCCTTGGTGAGCTTCGGGGCGGTGGCGCTGGCGCAGGCGATGTTTCCGCTGTGGTCGCAGCATCCGGCCGCGCGCGGATTGCGGGTGCATCTGGCCAACGGACTTTATGCCAATGCGGTGTTCGACCGGCTGACCCACGGGTTCGCCAAGGAAACCGCACGGTGA
- a CDS encoding Coenzyme F420 hydrogenase/dehydrogenase, beta subunit C-terminal domain, protein MADGQDLSEVGRSGLTVPPLTGAARPGLCTDCGVSRMGDGKACGRACQFIAPDYEGLEQAAHGRVADPESGEELFFGVTASMHRARMATPVPGAQWTGITTSLAAALLETGAVTAVLTVAPDPFDRWKPVPVIVTDPADLEQVRGMRMGWAPTLALLEPAALAGHRRIAVIGIPCQVHALRALEAELGFERIYVIGTPCSDNTTTENFHRFLRLIDPKPDAISYLEFRADYRVELRYDDGRKRRLVPFLKLPLSKLPADFFPMTCKTCVDYTNRLADVTVGYMGGDGDQWVIARNAQGAELLALLGDRLVLRALTDKGRREAAVRGFMANTERAAGGLPLRSMPDWARPIVAFLQPRIGPRGLEFARARVEMKAIETVLHLRRAFPARVKNMVPAHIWRIAAKYGLFPSDDEIAEREGR, encoded by the coding sequence ATGGCGGACGGTCAGGATCTGTCGGAGGTCGGCCGCAGCGGCCTTACGGTGCCGCCGCTTACGGGTGCTGCCCGCCCCGGTCTGTGCACCGATTGCGGCGTGTCGCGCATGGGGGACGGCAAGGCCTGCGGGCGAGCCTGCCAGTTCATAGCGCCGGATTACGAAGGTTTGGAGCAGGCGGCGCACGGGCGCGTGGCCGATCCCGAAAGCGGTGAAGAGCTGTTCTTTGGCGTGACCGCGTCGATGCACCGCGCCCGCATGGCCACGCCGGTTCCGGGGGCGCAGTGGACCGGGATCACCACCAGCCTTGCGGCGGCATTGCTGGAAACCGGCGCCGTCACGGCGGTGTTGACGGTGGCGCCCGATCCGTTCGACCGCTGGAAGCCTGTGCCGGTCATCGTGACCGACCCTGCCGATCTGGAGCAGGTGCGGGGGATGCGGATGGGCTGGGCGCCGACGCTGGCGCTTTTGGAACCGGCCGCGCTGGCGGGGCATCGCAGGATCGCGGTGATCGGGATACCCTGTCAGGTCCATGCGCTGCGGGCGTTGGAGGCCGAGTTGGGGTTCGAGCGGATCTATGTGATCGGCACGCCCTGTTCGGACAATACGACGACCGAGAATTTCCATCGCTTCCTGCGGCTGATCGACCCGAAGCCCGATGCGATCAGCTATCTGGAGTTCCGCGCCGATTACCGTGTGGAATTGCGCTATGACGACGGGCGCAAGCGGCGGCTGGTGCCGTTTCTGAAGCTGCCCTTGTCGAAGCTGCCTGCCGATTTCTTTCCGATGACCTGCAAGACCTGCGTGGATTATACCAACCGGCTGGCCGATGTGACGGTTGGCTATATGGGCGGCGATGGCGACCAGTGGGTGATCGCGCGGAACGCACAGGGAGCCGAGCTGCTGGCGCTGCTGGGCGATCGGCTGGTGCTACGCGCCCTGACCGACAAGGGCAGGCGCGAGGCGGCGGTGCGCGGCTTCATGGCCAATACCGAACGTGCGGCGGGGGGGCTGCCGCTGCGGTCGATGCCCGATTGGGCGCGCCCCATCGTCGCCTTCCTGCAGCCGAGGATCGGGCCGCGGGGGCTGGAGTTTGCGCGCGCACGGGTCGAGATGAAGGCGATCGAAACGGTGCTGCATCTGCGCCGGGCGTTTCCGGCGCGGGTGAAAAACATGGTTCCTGCCCATATTTGGCGCATCGCCGCGAAATACGGGCTGTTCCCTTCGGACGACGAGATTGCGGAACGCGAAGGGCGTTGA
- the lon gene encoding endopeptidase La — translation MSEPLSTSYPVLPLRDIVVFPHMIVPLFVGREKSVRALEEVMADDKQILLSSQIDPSVDDPGTDAIYRVGVLANVLQLLKLPDGTVKVLVEGKARVKITEFVDNASFFEARAVTLDETPGDKASVDALIRAVADEFERYSKIKKNIPEEALAAVSEAREPARLADLVSGHLGVDVGQKQDLLETLNVAERLEKVFGQMQGEMSVLQVEKKIKSRVKTQMEKTQREYYLNEQMKAIQRELGDGEDGQNEIAELEERIAKTQLSKEAREKADAEVKKLKSMSPMSAEATVVRNYLDWLLGVPWGLKSKVKKDLYKAEAVLNADHYGLEKVKERIVEYLAVQARSAKLKGPILCLVGPPGVGKTSLGRSVAKATGREFIRISLGGVRDESEIRGHRRTYIGSMPGKIIQALKKAKTTNPLILLDEIDKMGQDFRGDPASAMLEVLDPEQNATFVDHYLEVEYDLSNVMFITTANSYNMPGPLLDRMEIITLAGYTEDEKREIAKQHLIDKQVANHGLKKTEFKITDAALTEMIRTYTREAGVRNLEREIAKLARKAVTDIVKKKATSVEVTPEKLEEYLGVKRHRYGLAEQEDQVGVVTGLAWTSVGGELLSIEALKLPGKGRMKTTGKLGDVMKESIEAAASYVRSISPELGVKPPKFETLDIHVHVPEGATPKDGPSAGLAMVTSIVSVLTGIPVRKDVAMTGEVTLRGNALAIGGLKEKLLAALRGGIKTVLIPQENAKDLPEIPESVKNGLTIIPVSHVREVLKLALVRQPEPIEWDEAAEEAAAARKAASDATPVVTAH, via the coding sequence ATGAGCGAACCGCTTTCCACCAGCTATCCGGTGCTTCCGCTCCGCGATATCGTGGTTTTCCCGCATATGATCGTGCCGCTTTTCGTGGGGCGCGAAAAATCGGTGCGGGCCTTGGAAGAGGTTATGGCCGACGACAAGCAGATCCTGCTGTCGAGCCAGATCGACCCTTCCGTCGATGATCCGGGAACCGATGCGATCTATCGCGTGGGCGTGCTGGCCAATGTGCTGCAATTGCTGAAGCTGCCCGACGGCACGGTAAAGGTGCTGGTCGAGGGCAAGGCGCGGGTGAAGATCACCGAATTCGTCGACAACGCGTCTTTCTTCGAGGCGCGAGCCGTCACGCTGGACGAGACGCCGGGCGACAAGGCGTCGGTCGATGCGCTGATCCGCGCCGTTGCCGACGAGTTCGAGCGGTATTCCAAGATCAAGAAGAACATCCCCGAAGAGGCGCTGGCCGCCGTTTCGGAAGCGCGCGAGCCTGCGCGTCTGGCTGACCTTGTGTCGGGGCATCTGGGCGTCGATGTGGGCCAGAAGCAGGACTTGCTGGAAACGCTGAACGTGGCGGAACGTCTGGAAAAGGTGTTCGGCCAGATGCAGGGCGAGATGTCGGTCCTGCAGGTCGAGAAAAAGATCAAAAGCCGCGTCAAGACCCAGATGGAGAAGACGCAGCGCGAGTATTACCTGAACGAACAGATGAAGGCGATCCAGCGCGAGCTGGGCGATGGCGAAGACGGCCAGAACGAAATCGCCGAGCTGGAAGAGCGCATCGCCAAGACGCAGCTTTCGAAAGAGGCGCGCGAAAAGGCCGATGCCGAGGTGAAGAAGCTCAAGTCGATGTCGCCGATGTCGGCAGAAGCGACTGTGGTGCGGAACTATCTTGACTGGCTGCTGGGCGTGCCGTGGGGGCTGAAGTCGAAGGTCAAGAAAGACCTGTACAAGGCTGAAGCGGTGCTGAACGCCGACCATTACGGGTTGGAAAAGGTCAAGGAACGGATCGTCGAATACCTTGCCGTGCAGGCGCGGTCGGCGAAACTGAAGGGGCCGATCCTGTGTCTCGTCGGTCCTCCGGGTGTGGGCAAGACGTCACTTGGCCGGTCGGTCGCCAAGGCGACGGGGCGCGAGTTCATCCGCATCTCGCTGGGCGGGGTGCGGGACGAATCCGAGATCAGGGGCCACCGGCGCACCTATATCGGGTCGATGCCCGGCAAGATCATTCAGGCGCTGAAAAAGGCAAAGACGACGAACCCGCTGATCTTGCTCGATGAAATCGACAAGATGGGGCAGGATTTCCGCGGCGATCCGGCGTCGGCGATGCTCGAGGTGCTGGACCCCGAACAGAACGCGACCTTTGTCGACCACTATCTTGAAGTGGAATACGACCTGTCCAACGTGATGTTCATCACCACGGCCAACAGCTACAACATGCCGGGGCCGCTTCTGGACCGTATGGAGATCATCACTCTGGCCGGTTACACCGAGGACGAGAAGCGCGAGATCGCCAAGCAGCATCTGATCGACAAGCAGGTTGCGAACCACGGGCTGAAGAAGACCGAGTTCAAGATCACCGACGCGGCGCTGACCGAGATGATCCGCACCTATACCCGCGAGGCGGGGGTGCGGAATCTGGAACGCGAGATCGCCAAGCTGGCGCGCAAGGCGGTGACGGATATCGTCAAGAAAAAGGCGACATCGGTCGAGGTGACGCCCGAGAAGCTGGAAGAATACCTTGGCGTGAAGCGGCACCGCTACGGGCTGGCGGAACAGGAAGATCAGGTCGGTGTCGTCACCGGTCTGGCCTGGACCAGCGTGGGCGGCGAGTTGTTGTCGATCGAGGCGCTGAAACTGCCCGGCAAGGGGCGGATGAAGACGACCGGCAAGCTGGGCGATGTGATGAAGGAATCCATCGAAGCGGCGGCGTCCTATGTGCGGTCGATCAGCCCAGAGTTGGGGGTGAAGCCGCCCAAGTTCGAGACGCTGGACATTCACGTCCACGTTCCGGAAGGGGCGACGCCCAAGGACGGGCCTTCGGCTGGCCTTGCGATGGTGACATCGATCGTGTCGGTGCTGACGGGTATTCCGGTGCGTAAAGACGTTGCAATGACGGGCGAGGTCACCTTGCGCGGCAACGCGCTTGCCATCGGGGGCTTGAAGGAAAAGCTGCTCGCTGCCTTGCGGGGCGGTATCAAGACCGTGCTGATCCCGCAGGAGAATGCCAAGGACCTGCCGGAAATTCCGGAGTCGGTGAAGAACGGGCTGACCATCATTCCGGTCAGCCATGTGCGCGAAGTGTTGAAACTGGCGCTGGTGCGCCAGCCCGAGCCGATCGAGTGGGACGAGGCCGCGGAAGAAGCCGCCGCCGCCCGCAAGGCCGCTTCGGACGCAACGCCTGTCGTGACCGCGCATTGA
- the tgt gene encoding tRNA guanosine(34) transglycosylase Tgt produces MATGFGFTVQATDGKARTGVIETTRGAVRTPAFMPVGTAGTVKAMLPESVRATGADILLGNTYHLMLRPTAERIAALGGLHKFMNWDRPILTDSGGFQVMSLASLRKMTEEGVRFSSHIDGSKHMLTPERSMEIQKLLGSDIVMCFDECPALPATDAEVAKSMRMSMRWAQRSRDAFGDRPGHALFGIMQGGVTRALREESAEALTAIGFDGYAVGGLAVGEGQEAMFDVLNYAPGMLPEDKPRYLMGVGKPDDIVGAVERGIDMMDCVLPSRSGRTGQAWTRMGQINIKNARHQNDPRPLDEACTCPACRNYSRAYLHHVNKAGEIIASMLMTWHNLHYYQELMQGLRDAIAGGRLAAFVADFHAKRAQGDIEPL; encoded by the coding sequence ATGGCGACGGGGTTCGGGTTTACGGTTCAGGCGACGGATGGCAAGGCGCGGACGGGTGTGATCGAAACCACCCGTGGCGCGGTTCGCACGCCTGCGTTTATGCCCGTGGGCACGGCGGGCACGGTCAAGGCGATGCTGCCCGAAAGCGTGCGCGCCACGGGTGCCGATATCCTGCTTGGCAACACCTATCATCTGATGCTGCGCCCGACGGCCGAGCGGATTGCGGCGCTTGGCGGCCTGCACAAGTTCATGAACTGGGACCGCCCGATCCTGACGGATAGCGGCGGGTTTCAGGTCATGTCGCTGGCGAGTTTGCGCAAGATGACGGAAGAAGGCGTGCGCTTTTCCAGCCATATCGACGGGTCGAAACACATGCTGACGCCCGAACGCAGCATGGAGATCCAGAAACTGCTCGGGTCCGATATCGTGATGTGTTTCGACGAATGTCCGGCGCTGCCCGCCACCGATGCCGAAGTGGCGAAATCGATGCGGATGTCGATGCGGTGGGCGCAGCGGTCGCGCGATGCGTTCGGCGACAGGCCCGGCCATGCGCTGTTCGGGATCATGCAGGGCGGTGTGACGCGCGCATTGCGCGAGGAGAGTGCCGAGGCTTTGACGGCGATCGGCTTTGACGGCTACGCGGTCGGCGGCCTGGCGGTGGGCGAGGGGCAGGAGGCGATGTTCGACGTGCTGAACTATGCCCCCGGCATGTTGCCCGAGGACAAGCCCCGCTATCTGATGGGGGTGGGCAAGCCCGACGACATCGTGGGGGCGGTGGAGCGTGGCATCGACATGATGGATTGCGTGCTGCCCAGCCGTTCGGGCCGCACAGGGCAGGCATGGACGCGCATGGGGCAGATCAACATCAAGAACGCCCGCCACCAGAACGACCCGCGCCCCTTGGACGAGGCTTGCACTTGCCCCGCCTGCCGCAATTACAGCCGCGCCTATCTGCACCATGTGAACAAGGCCGGAGAGATCATCGCGTCGATGCTGATGACATGGCATAACCTGCATTACTACCAAGAGCTTATGCAGGGATTGCGCGATGCCATCGCCGGCGGGCGGCTGGCCGCTTTCGTGGCCGATTTTCACGCGAAGCGGGCGCAGGGCGATATCGAACCGCTGTGA
- a CDS encoding DUF4142 domain-containing protein codes for MKLMTMAVSLALAVTPVLAQTTSADGPAADSAAGVGVTTDAVFVKLATSSNILEIRSSELARDRAGSDAVKAFAERMIADHAAASAKLAEVAGQPAPDMSADLSGQMDAKHAEQLAALEAVTGEGFEQAYIDLQRQAHDAAVALFQSYATNGEDGAVKDFAEATVPTLQEHLTLVQDMSEAP; via the coding sequence ATGAAACTGATGACGATGGCCGTTTCTCTGGCGCTGGCGGTGACGCCGGTTCTGGCGCAGACCACTTCGGCCGATGGCCCCGCAGCCGACAGTGCGGCAGGGGTTGGCGTGACCACCGATGCCGTGTTCGTCAAGCTGGCGACCAGCTCGAACATCCTCGAGATCCGGAGCAGCGAGCTTGCCCGCGACCGAGCCGGGAGCGATGCGGTCAAGGCGTTTGCCGAGCGCATGATCGCGGACCACGCCGCTGCGTCGGCGAAGCTTGCCGAAGTGGCGGGGCAGCCCGCGCCGGACATGTCTGCCGATCTGTCGGGCCAGATGGATGCGAAACATGCCGAGCAACTGGCGGCGCTCGAGGCTGTGACGGGCGAAGGCTTCGAACAGGCCTATATCGATCTGCAACGGCAGGCGCATGATGCGGCGGTGGCGCTGTTCCAAAGCTATGCGACGAACGGCGAGGACGGGGCGGTCAAGGACTTTGCCGAAGCCACCGTGCCGACGTTGCAAGAGCATCTGACGCTGGTGCAGGATATGTCTGAGGCGCCGTGA
- a CDS encoding DUF1989 domain-containing protein has translation MEQVPARRGRAVRLKQGQAIRIVNTHGTQVVDTWAFNADDPTEFMSMEHLHASLGSIFPSRGDALYSNRRRPILMLEEDTSPGRHDTVIAACDVHRYQGLGCTEYHDNCTDNLHAALAMVGFVRTETPSPLNLWMNIPVAADGKIAWGEPLSKPGDHVLLRAVIDCVVVMSACPQDMIPINGADCTPVEVHYEVVG, from the coding sequence ATGGAACAGGTTCCGGCGCGGCGGGGGCGGGCGGTCCGCCTGAAACAGGGTCAGGCGATCCGCATCGTCAATACGCATGGCACGCAGGTGGTGGATACCTGGGCGTTCAATGCCGATGATCCGACTGAGTTCATGTCGATGGAGCATCTGCACGCGAGCCTCGGGTCGATCTTCCCTTCGCGGGGGGATGCGCTTTATTCGAACCGGCGGCGTCCGATCCTGATGCTGGAAGAAGATACCTCGCCCGGTCGGCACGATACGGTGATCGCGGCTTGCGATGTGCATCGCTATCAGGGCCTCGGCTGCACGGAATATCATGACAATTGCACTGACAACCTGCATGCCGCGCTGGCGATGGTGGGCTTTGTGCGGACCGAAACCCCGTCGCCCCTGAACCTGTGGATGAACATTCCGGTCGCGGCGGACGGCAAAATCGCGTGGGGCGAGCCTTTGTCCAAGCCGGGCGACCATGTGCTGCTGCGGGCGGTGATCGATTGCGTGGTGGTCATGTCGGCCTGTCCGCAGGATATGATTCCGATCAACGGGGCCGATTGCACGCCGGTCGAGGTGCATTACGAGGTGGTCGGCTGA
- a CDS encoding YbcC family protein, protein MLVKHRDNFTGPFLEIISAARAAVRAIPPAFPLSATVAVNPFLGQTAAGLAEAGQRMARVGGLRLTLPRAHFAAELAAGRITPQDIAAVLTEGLTLDAVLGAVTAPGAAPKPVPTVAELAAEVSGIDWPAILLDRIGIYAAARFDQGQAMWPLSAAGGLYEGWLQFATQDLGPEIAGLTGFAERVAGAPDDAWAAVARVVSALGIGSPEAEVYFHALLHRLGGWAQAARWKLWQAELVGDNDDAVTDLLAIRLIWEEALFAQYGDRLSAAWAEAVRAYGAGDAPAPDLRIDAVLQAASERAGQRRLGAVLAAPVRAMAAAPKLQAAFCIDVRSEVFRRALESVDDGIETIGFAGFFGLPLAHRPFGSVAHEAHLPVLLNAGLTSTPDVAPEVEEAARITARAKRAWGRFRQAAVSSFAFVEAVGPVYGAKLVRDALGLGTAAGVAEPAPVIVGLSVAAKIDTAATVLGAMSLRSGFAPVVLLVGHGADVVNNPHQSALHCGACGGRTGEVSARALAALLNDAGVRAGLVEKGIAIPAETRFIAGLHDTVSDGITLYDVAGDVSQLRGWLDRAAVLARAERAGRLPNAGVKGRGLARRGRNWAETRPEWGLAGCSAFIAAPRHRTAGRDLGGRAFLHSYDWRQDAGFGTLELILTAPVVVASWISLQYYGSVVAPEAFGGGNKLLHNVVGGFGVLEGHSGAPRVGLPWQSVHDGQGLQHDPLRLTVVVEAPAGAITAVLARHDGLRALFDNGWLHLMRLDDAGQLAERLLPGLVWEPVPGEMKLSA, encoded by the coding sequence ATGCTGGTCAAGCATCGCGACAATTTCACCGGCCCGTTTCTGGAGATCATCAGCGCCGCACGGGCGGCGGTGCGGGCGATCCCTCCGGCCTTTCCCCTGTCGGCCACGGTTGCGGTCAACCCGTTCCTTGGCCAAACGGCGGCGGGGTTGGCCGAGGCAGGCCAGCGCATGGCGCGGGTCGGCGGGTTGCGGCTGACGCTGCCGCGGGCGCATTTTGCAGCCGAGCTGGCGGCGGGGCGGATCACGCCGCAGGATATCGCGGCGGTGTTGACAGAGGGGCTGACGCTTGACGCCGTGCTTGGCGCGGTTACGGCGCCGGGCGCTGCGCCAAAGCCGGTGCCGACGGTGGCCGAACTTGCCGCCGAAGTGTCGGGGATCGACTGGCCCGCCATTCTGCTCGACCGGATCGGGATTTACGCCGCCGCGCGCTTCGATCAGGGCCAGGCGATGTGGCCGCTTTCGGCGGCAGGGGGCCTTTACGAAGGCTGGTTGCAATTCGCCACGCAGGACCTTGGCCCCGAGATCGCGGGCCTGACCGGCTTTGCCGAACGGGTTGCGGGTGCGCCCGATGACGCATGGGCTGCGGTGGCGCGGGTGGTTTCCGCACTCGGGATCGGGTCGCCCGAAGCTGAAGTCTATTTCCACGCCCTGCTGCACCGGCTGGGCGGTTGGGCGCAGGCGGCGCGCTGGAAGCTGTGGCAGGCCGAACTTGTGGGCGACAACGACGACGCGGTGACCGACCTGCTGGCGATCCGGCTGATCTGGGAAGAGGCGCTTTTCGCGCAATATGGCGACAGGCTTTCGGCGGCATGGGCCGAAGCGGTGCGGGCATATGGCGCTGGCGATGCGCCTGCGCCGGACTTGCGGATCGATGCGGTGTTGCAGGCGGCATCGGAACGCGCGGGCCAGCGTCGGCTTGGCGCGGTTCTGGCAGCACCGGTGCGGGCAATGGCGGCTGCGCCGAAACTGCAGGCGGCGTTTTGTATCGATGTGCGGTCAGAGGTGTTCCGCCGTGCGCTCGAATCGGTCGATGACGGGATCGAGACCATCGGCTTTGCCGGGTTCTTCGGGCTTCCCTTGGCGCATCGCCCCTTTGGGTCGGTTGCCCATGAGGCGCATTTGCCGGTGCTGTTGAACGCGGGTCTGACATCGACGCCCGATGTCGCCCCCGAGGTCGAGGAAGCCGCGCGCATCACGGCGCGGGCCAAGCGGGCATGGGGGCGGTTCCGGCAGGCGGCGGTGTCATCCTTTGCCTTTGTCGAGGCGGTGGGGCCGGTTTACGGCGCGAAACTGGTGCGCGATGCGCTGGGGTTGGGCACGGCTGCGGGCGTGGCCGAGCCTGCTCCGGTGATCGTGGGGCTTTCGGTTGCGGCCAAGATCGACACCGCTGCCACGGTTCTGGGGGCGATGTCGCTGCGGTCGGGCTTTGCGCCGGTGGTTCTGCTGGTTGGGCACGGGGCCGATGTGGTGAACAACCCGCATCAAAGTGCCTTGCATTGCGGGGCCTGCGGCGGGCGGACGGGCGAGGTCAGCGCAAGGGCGCTGGCGGCTTTGCTGAACGACGCCGGGGTGCGGGCGGGGCTGGTGGAAAAGGGCATTGCGATCCCCGCCGAGACCCGCTTTATCGCGGGGCTGCATGACACTGTTTCGGATGGCATCACGCTTTACGATGTCGCGGGGGATGTGTCGCAGCTGCGCGGCTGGCTTGACCGCGCGGCGGTTCTGGCGCGGGCCGAGCGGGCAGGGCGCTTGCCCAATGCCGGTGTCAAGGGGCGCGGTCTGGCGCGGCGCGGCCGGAACTGGGCCGAGACGCGCCCGGAATGGGGCTTGGCGGGGTGTTCGGCTTTCATCGCAGCCCCGCGCCATCGCACGGCGGGCCGCGATCTGGGGGGCCGTGCTTTCCTGCACAGCTATGACTGGCGGCAGGATGCGGGGTTTGGCACGCTCGAGTTGATCCTGACCGCGCCGGTCGTGGTGGCAAGCTGGATCAGCCTGCAATATTACGGGTCGGTCGTGGCCCCCGAGGCCTTTGGCGGTGGCAACAAGCTGTTGCACAATGTGGTCGGCGGGTTCGGCGTGCTGGAAGGCCATAGCGGTGCGCCACGGGTCGGGTTGCCGTGGCAATCGGTGCATGACGGGCAGGGATTGCAGCATGACCCGCTGCGCCTGACCGTGGTGGTCGAAGCCCCCGCCGGGGCGATCACGGCGGTGCTTGCCCGCCATGACGGTTTGCGCGCCTTGTTCGACAACGGCTGGCTGCACCTGATGCGGCTTGACGACGCGGGCCAGCTAGCCGAACGGCTGCTGCCCGGACTGGTCTGGGAGCCGGTGCCGGGCGAGATGAAGCTGAGTGCCTGA
- a CDS encoding HU family DNA-binding protein — MSTGATKKPAAKAAGGKTASKADAAKAKEPTVKIMVPTIDMAAVIAAGTDAETAGPVMGLKKKELIERVAEAVGGKKKDVKEIVEATLAALGEALQKGEALHLPPFGHAKVSRSKGEGKDSSMTVKLRGAGEKVAPRPKKEALAEAGEDS; from the coding sequence ATGTCGACAGGCGCTACGAAGAAACCGGCCGCAAAGGCCGCTGGTGGCAAGACGGCAAGCAAGGCTGATGCCGCAAAGGCGAAAGAGCCGACGGTAAAGATCATGGTTCCGACCATCGACATGGCCGCCGTGATCGCGGCCGGGACCGATGCCGAAACGGCAGGTCCGGTGATGGGCTTGAAGAAGAAAGAATTGATCGAGCGCGTCGCCGAGGCTGTCGGTGGCAAGAAAAAGGACGTCAAGGAGATCGTCGAAGCCACGCTCGCCGCCCTTGGCGAAGCGTTGCAGAAGGGCGAGGCGCTGCATCTGCCGCCCTTTGGACATGCCAAGGTGTCGCGCAGCAAGGGCGAGGGCAAGGATTCGTCGATGACCGTAAAGCTGCGCGGGGCGGGCGAAAAAGTTGCGCCGCGACCCAAGAAAGAGGCCCTTGCAGAGGCCGGGGAAGACAGCTAA
- a CDS encoding helix-turn-helix domain-containing protein — translation MARAATGLGVRDLAKFAGVSPDTVARLERGEELKPSTLAALRAALTAHGATMLEDDGQAGPGVRYKPGPSV, via the coding sequence ATGGCCCGCGCCGCAACGGGGCTTGGCGTCCGTGATCTTGCGAAGTTTGCAGGCGTGTCGCCTGATACCGTAGCGCGGCTCGAGCGGGGCGAGGAACTCAAACCGTCTACTTTAGCAGCCCTGCGCGCTGCGCTGACCGCTCACGGTGCGACCATGCTAGAGGATGACGGGCAAGCGGGACCGGGCGTCCGTTACAAGCCCGGCCCTTCTGTTTAG